A genomic window from Eptesicus fuscus isolate TK198812 chromosome 19, DD_ASM_mEF_20220401, whole genome shotgun sequence includes:
- the TPD52 gene encoding tumor protein D52 isoform X1: protein MLCFLSSSFGRVEAAVLVVSAESPVAFLGQRGLLRTDPVPEAGEDAAAAISVTETLSEEEQEELRSELAKVEEEIQTLSQVLAAKEKHLAEIKRKLGISSLQELRQNIAKGWQDVTATPAYKKTSETLSQAGQKASAAFASVGSVITKKLEDVKNSPTFKSFEEKVENLKASRESKVGGPKPAGGDFGDVLTSTASATASEPLPEQTQAGP, encoded by the exons ATGCTGTGTTTTCTAAGTTCCAGCTTTGGCAGAGTCGAAGCGGCGGTTTTAGTGGTTAGCGCCGAGTCTCCTGTGGCCTTTCTGGGCCAACGAG GTCTGCTGAGAACAGACCCGGTGCCCGAGGCAGGAGAGGATGCTGCTGCCGCCATCAGTGTCACGGAGACCCTGTCCGAGGAGGAGCAAGAAGAGCTGAGGAGCGAGCTCGCGAAG GTGGAAGAGGAGATCCAGACTCTGTCTCAGGTGCTGGCCGCGAAGGAGAAGCACCTGGCGGAGATCAAGCGGAAGCTGGGCATCAGTTCCCTCCAGGAGCTCAGGCAGAACATCGCCAAAGGGTGGCAGGACGTGACGGCGACGCCTGC ATACAAGAAGACATCTGAAACCTTGTCTCAAGCCGGACAGAAGGCATCGGCTGCTTTTGCATCGGTGGGATCGGTCATCACCAAGAAGCTGGAAGACGTCAA aAACTCCCCAACTTTCAAATCATTTGAAGAGAAAGTTGAAAACCTAAAGGCAAGTAGAGAG TCTAAAGTAGGGGGGCCCAAGCCTGCCGGAGGCGATTTCGGAGACGTCCTGACTTCGACTGCCAGTGCCACGGCCTCGGAGCCGCTTCCCGAGCAGACGCAGGCGGGCCCGTGA
- the TPD52 gene encoding tumor protein D52 isoform X2 translates to MLCFLSSSFGRVEAAVLVVSAESPVAFLGQRGLLRTDPVPEAGEDAAAAISVTETLSEEEQEELRSELAKVEEEIQTLSQVLAAKEKHLAEIKRKLGISSLQELRQNIAKGWQDVTATPAYKKTSETLSQAGQKASAAFASVGSVITKKLEDVKNSPTFKSFEEKVENLKSKVGGPKPAGGDFGDVLTSTASATASEPLPEQTQAGP, encoded by the exons ATGCTGTGTTTTCTAAGTTCCAGCTTTGGCAGAGTCGAAGCGGCGGTTTTAGTGGTTAGCGCCGAGTCTCCTGTGGCCTTTCTGGGCCAACGAG GTCTGCTGAGAACAGACCCGGTGCCCGAGGCAGGAGAGGATGCTGCTGCCGCCATCAGTGTCACGGAGACCCTGTCCGAGGAGGAGCAAGAAGAGCTGAGGAGCGAGCTCGCGAAG GTGGAAGAGGAGATCCAGACTCTGTCTCAGGTGCTGGCCGCGAAGGAGAAGCACCTGGCGGAGATCAAGCGGAAGCTGGGCATCAGTTCCCTCCAGGAGCTCAGGCAGAACATCGCCAAAGGGTGGCAGGACGTGACGGCGACGCCTGC ATACAAGAAGACATCTGAAACCTTGTCTCAAGCCGGACAGAAGGCATCGGCTGCTTTTGCATCGGTGGGATCGGTCATCACCAAGAAGCTGGAAGACGTCAA aAACTCCCCAACTTTCAAATCATTTGAAGAGAAAGTTGAAAACCTAAAG TCTAAAGTAGGGGGGCCCAAGCCTGCCGGAGGCGATTTCGGAGACGTCCTGACTTCGACTGCCAGTGCCACGGCCTCGGAGCCGCTTCCCGAGCAGACGCAGGCGGGCCCGTGA
- the TPD52 gene encoding tumor protein D52 isoform X3 — protein MERCEPGLLRTDPVPEAGEDAAAAISVTETLSEEEQEELRSELAKVEEEIQTLSQVLAAKEKHLAEIKRKLGISSLQELRQNIAKGWQDVTATPAYKKTSETLSQAGQKASAAFASVGSVITKKLEDVNIRSIQHSISMPAMRNSPTFKSFEEKVENLKASRESKVGGPKPAGGDFGDVLTSTASATASEPLPEQTQAGP, from the exons GTCTGCTGAGAACAGACCCGGTGCCCGAGGCAGGAGAGGATGCTGCTGCCGCCATCAGTGTCACGGAGACCCTGTCCGAGGAGGAGCAAGAAGAGCTGAGGAGCGAGCTCGCGAAG GTGGAAGAGGAGATCCAGACTCTGTCTCAGGTGCTGGCCGCGAAGGAGAAGCACCTGGCGGAGATCAAGCGGAAGCTGGGCATCAGTTCCCTCCAGGAGCTCAGGCAGAACATCGCCAAAGGGTGGCAGGACGTGACGGCGACGCCTGC ATACAAGAAGACATCTGAAACCTTGTCTCAAGCCGGACAGAAGGCATCGGCTGCTTTTGCATCGGTGGGATCGGTCATCACCAAGAAGCTGGAAGACGTCAA TATACGCTCCATTCAGCATTCAATTAGCATGCCCGCTATGAG aAACTCCCCAACTTTCAAATCATTTGAAGAGAAAGTTGAAAACCTAAAGGCAAGTAGAGAG TCTAAAGTAGGGGGGCCCAAGCCTGCCGGAGGCGATTTCGGAGACGTCCTGACTTCGACTGCCAGTGCCACGGCCTCGGAGCCGCTTCCCGAGCAGACGCAGGCGGGCCCGTGA